A region from the Benincasa hispida cultivar B227 chromosome 8, ASM972705v1, whole genome shotgun sequence genome encodes:
- the LOC120082560 gene encoding probable glucuronoxylan glucuronosyltransferase F8H has translation MLIHPKNEYPIIVLPKMVEISRTSKKKRFLKNLNIINNHRNNSLIICFKSSKYLLLCSCFSFYFFTSFLLTYNNPNPNLIHHLSNSKLFPSKALAEKSNFDYGHPIKDLKVYVYDLTPDFNVDWLSDGRCGSHLFASEVAIHRALLTSHVRSLDPYEADFFFVPVYVSCNFSSLNGFPAIAHAPSLLASAVDVISSQFPFWNRSRGSDHVFVASHDFGACFHAMEDMAMANGIPQFLKNSIILQTFGVKYKHPCQDVENILIPPYIAPESMESAVVDGRRRDIFVFFRGKMEVNPKNVSGRFYGKRVRTAIWKKFHRDRRFYLRRHRFAGYWSEVGRSVFCLCPLGWAPWSPRLVESVALGCVPVIIADGIRLPFSAAVDWPGISLTVAEKDVGKLGKILERVAATNLTAIQNNLWDPKNRRALLFHNPIQPQDATWQVIDALAKKLDRSFRSSRVLNQ, from the exons ATGCTTATCCACCCAAAAAATGAGTATCCCATAATTGTTCTTCCTAAGATGGTGGAGATTTCAAGAACCTCCAAGAAAAAAAGATTCTTGAAGAATTTGAATATCATCAATAATCATAGAAATAATAGCCTTATAATTTGCTTCAAATCTTCCAAATACCTTCTTCtttgttcttgtttttccttctatttcttcacttcttttctCCTAACCTATAATAACCCAAATCCAAATTTGATTCATCATCTCTCCAATTCCAAACTTTTTCCCTCAAAGGCTCTAGCtgaaaaatccaattttgatTATGGCCATCCCATTAAGGATTTGAAAGTTTATGTCTATGATTTGACGCCGGATTTCAACGTCGATTGGCTTTCCGATGGCCGGTGCGGCAGCCATTTGTTTGCTTCTGAGGTGGCCATTCATAGGGCCCTTTTGACTAGCCATGTAAGGAGTTTGGATCCTTATGAAGCTGATTTCTTCTTTGTTCCTGTTTATGTTTCATGTAATTTTAGCTCCCTTAATGGCTTTCCCGCTATTGCTCATGCTCCCTCTCTTTTGGCCTCCGCTGTTGACGTCATCTCCAGTCAATTCCCATTTTGGAACCGTAGCCGTGGCTCCGACCACGTCTTTGTCGCTTCCCATGACTTTGGTGCTTGTTTCCATGCCATG GAGGATATGGCTATGGCGAACGGAATACCTCAATTCTTGAAGAACTCGATCATTTTGCAGACTTTTGGAGTTAAATATAAGCACCCATGTCAAGATGTTGAGAATATTTTAATACCACCTTATATTGCACCGGAATCCATGGAATCCGCCGTCGTTGACGGCCGCCGGAGAGACATATTCGTGTTTTTCCGGGGAAAAATGGAGGTCAACCCCAAGAACGTCAGTGGTCGATTCTACGGCAA GCGGGTTCGGACGGCGATTTGGAAGAAATTCCACCGTGACCGGCGGTTTTACCTCAGAAGGCATCGGTTCGCCGGTTACTGGTCAGAGGTTGGCCGATCTGTTTTCTGTTTGTGCCCTTTAGGATGGGCCCCGTGGAGTCCGAGGTTGGTTGAATCAGTTGCACTTGGTTGCGTGCCGGTCATCATAGCCGACGGCATCCGGTTGCCATTTTCTGCCGCCGTGGACTGGCCGGGAATATCGTTGACTGTGGCGGAAAAAGACGTCGGAAAATTGGGGAAAATTCTCGAACGTGTGGCGGCGACCAATCTCACCGCCATTCAAAACAACCTGTGGGACCCCAAGAATCGGCGGGCCCTACTGTTCCACAATCCCATCCAACCACAAGACGCCACGTGGCAAGTCATTGACGCCCTGGCGAAGAAGTTGGACAGGTCGTTTAGGAGTTCAAGGGTTCTTAACCAATAG